A single region of the Thermococcus paralvinellae genome encodes:
- the tnpA gene encoding IS200/IS605 family transposase: MEDKLPKFSSTRHAKHLIIYHFIWIPKYSRDILVGKVAERLKQMLKEYAEEIGCEVISLEVMPDHVHIFLRAKPNLSPAQIVNHLKGKSARKLLMEFPELRAKTTRGRLWSRSYFVASVGYITDEIVKHYVETQWERELKRRGR; this comes from the coding sequence ATGGAGGATAAACTACCAAAGTTTAGTTCAACTAGGCATGCAAAACACTTAATAATCTATCACTTTATATGGATACCAAAATACAGCAGGGATATTCTTGTTGGAAAAGTTGCTGAGAGATTAAAGCAAATGCTCAAGGAGTATGCTGAAGAAATTGGCTGTGAGGTAATTTCTCTCGAAGTGATGCCTGACCACGTTCACATTTTCCTCAGGGCAAAACCTAACCTCTCACCTGCACAAATCGTAAATCACTTGAAGGGGAAGAGTGCAAGAAAACTTTTAATGGAATTCCCCGAACTGAGGGCAAAAACTACTAGAGGAAGATTATGGTCTCGCTCTTATTTTGTTGCTTCAGTTGGATACATAACTGATGAGATTGTTAAACACTATGTCGAAACCCAATGGGAGCGTGAGTTAAAACGAAGAGGACGGTAA